The Solea senegalensis isolate Sse05_10M linkage group LG18, IFAPA_SoseM_1, whole genome shotgun sequence DNA segment actgcaagaaaaacaaattcatacaATGAACtaatgtttttccattttcttcctcGAATTGTTCaggtcattatttttttcttctcttgtctCTGGGGATAATTTTGTCCCTGCATGTCTAGACTAGTGTTCATAGGAaggctttgtgtgtgtactttttcaactttttctgacctttttttggcataaacactgaattTGTCAGGACAAgtagtccccatggagaccaaaacctggtacCAATGAGGaggaacctcatttctgatttCTGTGGAAGTGATTCACTTTAGGGCTAGGATGTGATTTACTTTCAGGGCAACAACATAATAAGTAGATTGGTGGAGTATATCACTAAGGTTGACTCTAGTTCAATGTTACTCTCCCTTAAGCCTCGCCCTGTGTCTTGCCCTGGGGGCAAATGGGAAATGCGCTATGAATTATTTCAGTTGTGAAACCAAGATGCATTTTGTTTATACAGGGGTGTTACCATGGAAGCACACATGGAGGAATCCATACTCAAACAACtgtggttatttattttaggaACCGTGTCATATAGCATGGTTCCTACTGCCTGTATATGATAATGAAGCTAATCTGAGACTGTGGCCatgtctgtttctcttttattatCTCACTTCATTATCTTTTCGGTTCAGTGTTTCTCTCCTCTGATCTTGCCTCCCCTAAAACCTCTGCCTCTGATCAGCCCTGCTAAGCCAGTCAAAGTCTTTGATCCTGCGCATGCCTGTCTCCAGTGTGACACTCAAACAGACCGGGCAGGGCGTAGGGGAGGCCAGTAAATCTAGGTCAGCACAGGGGAGCTgaaagggggagaggggggagaggagTGTAGGGGAAGGGTGGGTCAGCTTTGACCCCAGAACAGGTGCTACAGCTCCTAGAGAGGATTTTGTGCAGAGAGCGGCCGTTCCACATAACTCCTGCTGAGCAAGAAAGAGTTGGGCTGAGAGAGAGTGAATCATGTCTGCACTACTGGGTTTTATTGGGTCATCTCATCTGTCTGGATATGTTGGTCAGTGAGATATAGCTGGAACAGACAGCCACGTTTGATGGTTTCTGCTGATGCTAAGATCTCAAGAGTTAAAGGGTCAGACGTCACATgtattaaagtttttttgttacagtttCCATCATCTTTTTACGATTCCCCCCTCACCTTcttttcccttctctctctctctcacgctgTCTGCTCTCAGAGACTGAAGGATGAGATAGCCGAGGTGACCAATGAGATTGAAAATCTGGGCCAGACTGAAGAGAGGTAAAGTGTCTCTCAACAACCGTATCTGTGCGTGTATGTGTAGGCGGCTGCAGTCCACTCAGCCTTTGTTTTACTGTGAGTGCATTGGTAATGAAAGCCGggaaaatgacaggaaaaatCCGCCTGAGGCTCAGAATGCCCTGAGCCAGTTTAATGCCTTGTGGGATTTAGGGCTGCAATCTAAAATTGACAGTATTTGCGGTATCcattaatctgtagattatttgtCTAATagatgggggaaaaaacttACTGTGgtaaaatcttaaaatattGCTTATTTTTGTGTGATCTGTGTTCAAGACACAAAGATACTTGGAAGACGTTAAATATGAATACCCACACTCAAAGTTATTAGTCTTTAATTCTATGTAGCAGAAAAGTAAGtaaagaaaatgatatttttgGGGATTTTCTTTCTTGCCAGCCAGCTAGTCATTTCAGTGTCTATGAAATTGTTGTCATTATAATGTTACAAAGTCATGttcattttaacagttttcattttccttttaggAAAAGCATGCAGAGGAGTAAACAGATGGCCATGGGCCGAAAAAAGTTCAACATGGACCCAAAGAAGGTGAGCGTGAATCGATGTTGCAGGAAAAGTAGTGCTGAAGCTAGTCAGTAATTCCATTTAtgactttgtgttgtgtgttttttgtttgtttgttttttttttttttccaggggaTCCGTTTTTTGGTGGACAGCTCTCTGCTGAAAAACACCAGAGATGACATCGCCCAGTTTCTCTACAAGGGGGAGGGGCTTAATAAGACAGCTATTGGGGACTACCTGGGGGAGAGGTGAGTGATGATCTTTCAAAGTAATGGACCTTTTTCAGTTCAGCCATTATTTACTTTTATCAACAATTAATTTAATGTACCAACTTTTTGATAATATTTTGACAATTTAAATTGCATTGTCTCAAGTATGattattttctgggttttttttcgcctctatgaaaacaaagtgttcttattaagtacagtaaagtcacctcagtgtgtgtttatttatttttgacacaaGAAGTCATTGTTTTTGCTGGCTGTGCCGGGAGTCTTCGTTTTAGTAAACTGGATATCTTTGGTTTGCAGAAAAAAtaagtcaactattttgatgatttattaatttgagttttttttttttaatttaaaaactttaatttaaaacaagcaTAGATTTTTcggcttcataaatgtgaatatttcttggtttctttgctccatataacaaataaatcattacaacGGAATAATTTTGTTTTGGGACTAATGGGCTAATCAGTTAATTGAGAAAATGACGATTACGAACAAACAACTGATCCACTAATTGAGGAAATAATTGATAGATACATCAattagtttaattaaaaaaagtatgttctttcagaaataataataaatgagaaaaatgaaTTTTTCAATCACACTTGTTTAATTAACTGTTGCAGAACTGTAGTTTGGACGTGTAAGAGGGGAAAACTATAATTTCTGTATAtcctgtgtatatatatatatgaacatgttGTGTATTAGCAGTTTTTAAAGAGCATCCAATAATCCGTTTTTTATCTGATTCATATATCTTCTCCAGCTGTGTTCATATTTTgatcttgttcttgttctggttactcccccctctccctctccctccctgtgtgcatgtgggtgtgtgttttttcttgttctgtGCAGAGATGACTTCAACATTGAGGTTCTGCATGCCTTCCTGGATTTACACGAGTTCTCAGACCTGAACCTGGTTCAGGCTCTCAGGCAGTTCCTGTGGAGCTTCAGGCTGCCCGGTGAAGCTCAGAAGATCGATCGCATGATGGAGGCGTTCGCCCAGAGATACTGTCACTGTAACCCTGGCGTGTTTCAGAGCACAGGTAGAGGAGTGTGTGCTTGGTAGACGTGacgtgggagaaaaaaaaacccaaaacatctGCATAGTCACAATTTAACTCATATCCTTTACCCAATGTGGATTCTAGTCACACACAATGTCGGAAAATCAGTAAAACACATTGAAGGCGGTTTAATTCCAATAGTTTATTGGAAATTTACTACTATTATTACAACTACCACCAATATTTTAATTGCGAGTTATTTGTATTGTTGAACCAGACACTTAAAATTAAAGCAAGAATGAAATGGAGATTATGAATATAAAAGATAAGGATAGAGGTGAGATATCCTGAATTAATTAAATCTACTGAGAAGCTCTATTCATTTATTAAGGGCAATAAATAATGAGTAGGAGAAAGTTTGAACATGTTTTACTGGTCAAGTGTCCaaaaaactacacatttttTCCCAGATACTTGTTACGTGTTATCGTTTGCGGTGATCATGCTGAACACCAGTCTACACAACCCCAACGTTAAGGACAAGCCCTCTGTTCAGAGATTCACAGCAATGAACAGAGGTATCAATGATGGAGGAGACCTGCCCGAGGAGCTGCTCAGGGTGAGACATCTGTAATCGGTTTACCATGCAAATAAAATGGAGTGGCAGCATGTTTTTATGgactctttttctttgcctGAAAACATCCTGTCTATAACAATTGTTTGTTTACCTCAAtacatcaaatatttttttaggaATATTGTTAAGTATTGTTGTGATCTCTCTCTGTAGAACCTGTACGACAGCATCAAGAATGAACCCTTTAAGATCCCAGAGGACGACGGGAATGACCTCACGCACACTTTCTTCAACCCTGACCGAGAAGGATGGCTTCTGAAACTCGGTTTGTGCATCCATGTTGCATTTGGACTGTAATTCATTCAGATAGACTGCCGCCTGCTGGATTGACTTTGAAAAGTTGTCTGAAactaaattaaaagtaaaaatacatatgttgattttgtttttgtttgtttgtgttccatGGGTTTTTAAACTCCAGGAGGTATGTACTCTTTAACTCCCCAGCTTGATTGCATTGCTTGATTTCTGAGCtgcaccccccctcccccctgtTTTTACTTCCACTGTCTGCGCATTCTCCTTTACATCCAAGCTTTAGTCCGATTAAAGACACATCATTCACTGTTATTCTGATTTCACATTGTGCTCAATGTGAAAAACTCCAGTTGTTTCACATCTGCTTCTAACTCGGACTCCTTGATCTGGCCACTGACCCATGTTTTTAACCTCAGCTTTCACAGTCAATAGGCTCCGTTTTAACTTGCTTATTAGTGTCATCAGTGTGCttcacagtgttgctgttgtcatATAAAGCCCAGTTTGCTGCTCCAACTCAAGCTTTCCATCTTTCTGACAGTAGTAGCTCACCTGTGGTTTCCCCTCAGGTGGACGGGTTAAGAGCTGGAAGAGACGCTGGTTCATTCTCACTGATAACTGTCTCTATTACTTTGAATACACCACTGTAAGTAGTTCCTGACTTGACTACATGCCAGTGTTGGGACATTACCACTGTATCTTCACAAGTTATACTTTGATCTTTCACGAGATAATTAATTTTCCTTTACTTGCCTTGTTTGCAAGGATAAAGAACCCAGAGGGATTATTCCGTTGGAAAATTTGAGCATACGAGAAGTTGATGACTCCAAGAAACCGGTAAAGactttcttctcctttctcttTATGCCACACGTTGTCATGTAATTGTTCTGCTGTTTCTTTCTCCACATGAAGTAAAAATGTTATCatctttaaaatggtttgtgtggagaaaaatatTATGTATGATAAACACTCTTAGTGGCCTTTCATGAaggtgaataataataataaagagacattgattcattttcttCCACTTCATTATATTATAATAGCATATTTATACAACACAAGTCACATAACATTTATCAGagaattgagaaaaaaaacataagcaccaataaaacatcaaaaacaaaaataaagttaggTTTTGTAAGGGCccttattgtaataataataatacagcatTTAACAGTTATTAGTCACAACACttactaaataataaaaaacacagcaagCCTCTGGGCAATTAATGTAATTGATAATGCAAtatcaataaaagtgttttttaaagtacCCACATTACACGGCACATTTCAACACTAGTCACTTGAATCAACAGTTTGATGCCAATAAAAACAATCCTAACATATGTGCctatgtaataaaaaaaaaaaaagtgttttttggaactgtaaaaatccacaaaaacaaGTCTTAAAAGTGAGTTTTCAAAAGTACGGATTCGtccctcatctctctctttcaatTAAACCCTAAATGCATCCTCACATACTCCAGAACACTCGGCTGTGGGCCGATTCATCTGTTCTGCAGTGACAGTTGAGGAGTAGGAGAAGCTTTCAGAAATTGCTCTGAAACCTTTGGGGTGGTGGTAGGTTATACAAGTGGGTGAGCTGTGATCGTGGGTTGCTGGTGATTTAACTCACAGGGATGGTTGCATATTTCTGCAGAGTTCTGTCTTCCGATGATGCTGATTCTCACTGCTCCATGCACCCATTCAGGGAGCTAACTCCAACGCTGTTCTGCCGCCCTTGGTTCAGCTGCGGCATGTCCGCCTGCCTCTGTCGCAGGTTCAAGGTGTTTGATTCTGCGTCGGAGCACCTTTTTCAAACTCTGACACGCAACACTCTTTCGTTTTTCGGTGTTCAGTATGCGCCTCACGCTGTCGTGCACCTGGCGTCTCTTTAGCTCAACATTTCACTGTGAGCTCACAGTCATCACCGTGTCCGTCTGCTCCTGTCCCCGCTCGACCGCAGTCATGGTCTTCAACCGACGTCCACTACTCTTATTATCATGTACTGTAGCATCTAtattacaagtaaaaaaaagaagtaaaatagCTCTACTTTGTTTCTCGTTGATGTCCATGAGGGTttattaaataactcaaacatttctgtttttcaaaatgacaataaaaagagTTAAACATCTTGATGAGTCACTAAAATGGCTCAAAGTTTTTCTCTGAttgtatgtttcttttttttctcttttatatttattctctACAACTAAAAGATGCccaatttgtgtttttgcaccTGTCGAACCAAACCTGACAAGTGGAGTTTGTGCCTCTCTCACCAGAACTGCTTTGAGCTCTTCATCCCCAACCACAAAGATCAGGTGATCAAGGCCTGTAAGACGGAGGCAGACGGCCGCGTCGTCGAGGGAAACCACACTTTTTACAGAATCTCAGCCCCGACCACAGAGGAGAAGGACGAGTGGATCAACAGCATC contains these protein-coding regions:
- the LOC122759599 gene encoding cytohesin-1-like isoform X1 — its product is MGTVSELCASSFQAFLCPSVRPPAATVPDDLSPEERQELESIRRRKQELLQDIQRLKDEIAEVTNEIENLGQTEERKSMQRSKQMAMGRKKFNMDPKKGIRFLVDSSLLKNTRDDIAQFLYKGEGLNKTAIGDYLGERDDFNIEVLHAFLDLHEFSDLNLVQALRQFLWSFRLPGEAQKIDRMMEAFAQRYCHCNPGVFQSTDTCYVLSFAVIMLNTSLHNPNVKDKPSVQRFTAMNRGINDGGDLPEELLRNLYDSIKNEPFKIPEDDGNDLTHTFFNPDREGWLLKLGGRVKSWKRRWFILTDNCLYYFEYTTDKEPRGIIPLENLSIREVDDSKKPNCFELFIPNHKDQVIKACKTEADGRVVEGNHTFYRISAPTTEEKDEWINSIKAAISKDPFYEMLAARKKKVSSLKGL
- the LOC122759599 gene encoding cytohesin-1-like isoform X2, yielding MVLKSEDGVVPDDLSPEERQELESIRRRKQELLQDIQRLKDEIAEVTNEIENLGQTEERKSMQRSKQMAMGRKKFNMDPKKGIRFLVDSSLLKNTRDDIAQFLYKGEGLNKTAIGDYLGERDDFNIEVLHAFLDLHEFSDLNLVQALRQFLWSFRLPGEAQKIDRMMEAFAQRYCHCNPGVFQSTDTCYVLSFAVIMLNTSLHNPNVKDKPSVQRFTAMNRGINDGGDLPEELLRNLYDSIKNEPFKIPEDDGNDLTHTFFNPDREGWLLKLGGRVKSWKRRWFILTDNCLYYFEYTTDKEPRGIIPLENLSIREVDDSKKPNCFELFIPNHKDQVIKACKTEADGRVVEGNHTFYRISAPTTEEKDEWINSIKAAISKDPFYEMLAARKKKVSSLKGL
- the LOC122759599 gene encoding cytohesin-1-like isoform X3, with translation MQRSKQMAMGRKKFNMDPKKGIRFLVDSSLLKNTRDDIAQFLYKGEGLNKTAIGDYLGERDDFNIEVLHAFLDLHEFSDLNLVQALRQFLWSFRLPGEAQKIDRMMEAFAQRYCHCNPGVFQSTDTCYVLSFAVIMLNTSLHNPNVKDKPSVQRFTAMNRGINDGGDLPEELLRNLYDSIKNEPFKIPEDDGNDLTHTFFNPDREGWLLKLGGGRVKSWKRRWFILTDNCLYYFEYTTDKEPRGIIPLENLSIREVDDSKKPNCFELFIPNHKDQVIKACKTEADGRVVEGNHTFYRISAPTTEEKDEWINSIKAAISKDPFYEMLAARKKKVSSLKGL